From Hartmannibacter diazotrophicus, a single genomic window includes:
- a CDS encoding VOC family protein, with protein MSTLELDHVFVFVEPDHGRPGGRVYDVLTEGGLVETGRRRHEGQGTANVGFVFDNAFLELIWVVDVQEARAPELDRAGVNRRADWRFHGGSPYGIAVRTEGELPFETWPYRFSGMPDDLHMPVAVASDDLAQPFIFQSMRNKRPDTWDNGAAGERQRPGGFAEIIGIDLTLPQDVAPGAALSALVDAGIVRLHEGEPGPMAHEMVLTLSRTDGQKPRRLNIAKFEWLDD; from the coding sequence ACGTCTTCGTTTTCGTCGAGCCCGATCACGGCCGCCCGGGCGGCCGGGTCTACGACGTCCTGACCGAAGGCGGCCTTGTCGAGACCGGTCGTCGCCGGCACGAGGGCCAGGGAACGGCCAATGTCGGATTCGTCTTCGACAACGCCTTCCTGGAACTGATCTGGGTGGTCGACGTGCAGGAGGCGCGCGCGCCGGAACTGGACCGGGCCGGCGTTAACCGGCGCGCCGACTGGCGTTTCCATGGCGGCTCGCCCTACGGTATCGCCGTGCGCACTGAGGGCGAGTTGCCCTTCGAAACCTGGCCCTATCGTTTTTCCGGCATGCCCGACGATCTGCACATGCCCGTGGCGGTGGCCTCCGACGATCTGGCCCAGCCCTTCATCTTCCAGTCCATGCGCAACAAGCGGCCCGACACCTGGGACAATGGCGCAGCGGGCGAGCGCCAGCGGCCGGGCGGCTTTGCCGAAATCATCGGCATTGACCTCACCCTGCCGCAGGATGTTGCCCCGGGTGCCGCCCTCTCCGCTCTCGTGGATGCCGGCATCGTTCGCCTGCATGAGGGCGAGCCGGGGCCGATGGCCCACGAAATGGTGCTCACCCTGTCGCGCACCGACGGACAAAAGCCACGCCGGCTCAATATCGCCAAGTTCGAGTGGCTGGACGACTGA
- the fabG gene encoding 3-oxoacyl-ACP reductase FabG: MFKPLSGKTVIVTGASKGIGRGIALRFGEAGLNALVVSRTLSDAEKVAAEIGPNASAFAADVTKEEDCKAMAAAAIERYGSIDVLCANAGIFPAAKLGEMTAADFDHVMDTNLKGTFLSVSAVLPEMKAKKAGRIVITSSITGPITGFPGWSHYGASKAGQLGFMRTAAIELAPWNITVNAVMPGNIFTEGLDGIGGDYIASMEASIPMKRLGTVFDIANAALFFASEEAGYITGQQMVIDGGQVLPESLMALQEMGAAS; the protein is encoded by the coding sequence GTGTTCAAACCGCTTTCAGGCAAGACCGTGATCGTCACCGGCGCCAGCAAGGGCATCGGGCGGGGCATCGCCCTCAGGTTCGGCGAGGCCGGTCTCAACGCGCTCGTCGTCAGCCGGACGCTGTCGGACGCGGAAAAGGTCGCCGCGGAAATCGGCCCGAATGCCTCGGCCTTCGCGGCAGACGTCACAAAGGAGGAGGACTGCAAGGCGATGGCCGCGGCCGCAATCGAGCGCTACGGCTCGATCGACGTTCTCTGCGCCAACGCCGGCATCTTTCCGGCGGCCAAACTCGGCGAGATGACGGCCGCCGACTTCGACCACGTGATGGATACCAACCTGAAAGGCACCTTCCTGTCGGTCTCTGCGGTGCTGCCGGAAATGAAGGCGAAAAAGGCCGGCCGGATCGTGATTACGTCCTCGATCACGGGGCCGATCACCGGCTTTCCGGGATGGTCGCACTACGGTGCCTCGAAGGCCGGCCAGCTCGGCTTCATGCGCACGGCCGCGATCGAGCTTGCGCCCTGGAACATCACGGTCAATGCGGTGATGCCGGGCAACATCTTCACCGAAGGGCTCGACGGAATCGGCGGCGACTATATCGCCTCGATGGAGGCCTCGATCCCGATGAAGCGGCTCGGGACAGTGTTCGACATCGCCAACGCGGCGCTGTTCTTCGCCTCCGAGGAAGCCGGCTACATCACCGGCCAGCAGATGGTGATCGACGGCGGACAGGTGCTGCCGGAGTCGCTGATGGCGCTTCAGGAAATGGGCGCGGCCTCGTAA